A stretch of DNA from Thermanaerothrix sp.:
TTGCCATATGGGACATAGACCTGAGGACCGGCGTATGGACGGTAAACGACCAGTACCGGCGGATCTTTGGCTACGACCTGGAGGACGTACCCAACTGGCTTGACACGGTGCACCCGGAGGACCGGGAGAGGGTCTTCAGGACCTGGGAGGACCACATGAACGGCCTTACGGACAGGTACGAGTGCGAGTTCCGGAAGCGCTCCGCCTTCAGCGACTACCTCTGGGTGGTGGACCACGGGAAGGTGTTCGAGCGGGACTCCAACGGGCGCCCCTTGAGGGCGGTGGGGACCGTGAAGGACGTGACCCCAAGGCGCCTGGCGGAGCAGATGCTGCGGTCCGCCAAGGAGCAGGCGGAGGCGGAGGCCAAAAGCCGAAGCCGGCTGGTCTCAAGGGTTTCCCACGAGATAAGGACCCCGCTGAACTCCATACTGGGTTACGCGGACCTGCTCAAGGCGAAGGCGGAGGACCTAAACCTTCCCCAGGACGTGCGGGAGTGGGTGGACACCATATACCGAAGCGGATACCACCTCTTGTCGGTGGTGGAGGAGATCCTCGACATGAGCGCCTTGGAGGCGGGAAAGCTCAAGATAAACGCCGAGGCCTTCAACCTGAGGGACCTGCTCGCCGAGGTGGAGCGGATGATGAGCCTTGGGGCCTCCAAGAAGGGGCTTGATCTTAGGGTCAGAACCCTGCGGAGCCTTCCGGAGAAGATATCCGCCGACAAGGGGAAGCTGCGCCAGGTGCTGATAAACCTCCTGGGCAACGGGGTGAAGTTCACCAGTGAAGGGGAGGTGGTGATGGAGGTCTGGAAGGAGTCCATCCATGACAAGGGGTACAGCAAGGTGGGCACCCTGTGCGTGCGGGTTAAGGACAGCGGCCCCGGCGTGGACCCCTCCGTGAGGGACAGGCTCTTCCAGCCCTTCGAGAAGCACGGCCCCCAGGGGGGAGCGGGCTTGGGGCTCGCCATAAGCCACAGTTTTGCCACTGCCATGGGAGGAAGCCTCTCGCTGGAGGACACCCCCAAGGGGGCATCGTTCCTGTTGAAGGTACCGGTGGAGGTACTGGACCATTCGACGGCCTATCAGGAGGTGGACGTGACGGAGCCGGAGCTAACCGATGACGAGAGGATGGCCCTTATTGAAGCCCTTAAGACCGGGGACCGGGAGGAGATAAAACGGGCCATCCAAGGGGTGTCCCAGGAGCGCACCAGGGACCTTCTGATGGGTCTCTTCGCGGCCTACGACCACGTATCGATCATGGAGATAGCGGAGGGCGGTGCCTGTGGGGCCTGACCAGCGGGCCACCATAATGGTGGTGGACGACACGCCGTCGAACCTGAAGGTCATGGACCAGATCCTAAGCCCCTTGGGGCACAGGGTCTTCCTGTTCCCCCGGGGGGATCTGTTCCTTGATGCGGCTAAGAAAACCCCCCCGGACCTGGTGCTGATGGACATAAACATGCCCGGCATGGACGGCATAGAGACCTGCCGGGCCCTGCGGGAGCTGCCGGGGCTGGAGGACGTGCCGGTGATGTTCGTGTCCGCGGTGAACACCGACGAGGAAAAGGTGAACGCCTTTCACGCCGGTGGGGTGGACTACATCACCAAGCCCTTCAGCGTGAAGGAGCTAACGGTGCGGGTGAACACGCACCTTTCGATCCTGCGGCTTAGGCGCGAGCTGGAGGATCACAACCGAAGGCTTGAGGAGCGGATAAGGCAGGAGGTCCGGCGCTCCGAGGACGCCCAGCTTGCCATGATAAGGGCCTTGGCCAAGCTGGCGGAGGTGCGGGACGACCACACGGGGATGCACCTGGAGCGGGTTCGGGAGCTCTGCAGGGTTTTGCTCCAGGAGGTCCTCAACGCCGGGGCCTTCGACGGGATGCTGGACGAGCAGTTCGTACGGTACTTCCCGGAGGCCAGCGTGCTGCATGACATCGGCAAGGTGGGGCTTCCGGACAGCGTGCTTTTGAAGCCCGGCCGTCTCACCCCTGAGGAGTTCGATCAGGTAAAGCGGCACGTGGAGATAGGGGCTGTCACCCTGGAGGAGGTGGCAAGGAGCTTCCCGGACAACCCCTTTGTGGAGATGGGGATCCTCATAACCCGCTACCACCACGAGCGGTGGGACGGCAACGGTTACCTCAAGGGGCTTAAGGGGGAGGAGATACCCCTTCCGGGCAGGCTCATGGCGGTGGTGGACGTTTACGACGCCCTGAGGTCCCAGCGGCCCTACAAGCCCCCCTTGAGCCACCACGAAGCGGTGAGGATAATGGCCGAGGAGTCGGAAGGGCAGTTCGACCCTAAGGTGCTGTCCTGCTTTCTTCGCGGGGCCTCTAAGTTCGATCAGATCTATCAAAGGTTTAGGGACGAAACAGGGCAACCGGGGGCGCCATAGAAAGATGGGTCGGGCCCCAAGGCACCCAAGCCCTTAAAAGACGCCCCGCCGGGGTTTCCCGGCGGGGCGTGGCATTTCAATGGCAGGAAGGGATTCCAGGCTGCGGTTGCGCTTTATTCTAGTTGCCCGACTCCAGCCTTAGGACCCGGCCCTCCACGGCGCCCTCCTTGGGCAGCACCAGCTTAACCATGCCGTTCTCAAAGGAAGCGGAGGCCTTGTCGGGGTCCACCTGGAAGGGGAGGGCTATCTCGTAGTTAAGCCGCCTTGAGGCCCTCCTGCAGTAGTAGGTCTTCCCCTCCTCCTTTCGCTCCTCCACGTCATCCTGGGAGCTCAGGGCTACCCGGTCCTTGAAGACCCTTATCTCCACCTTGGAGGGGTCCACGCCGGGGGCCTCCACGGAGAGGTGGAGCTTGCCGTCCTCCTCGTACATCTCAACCCCCCTCATGCCGGAGACGCTTCCAAAGAACCCGTCGAAGAGCCGATCCACGTCGTCGAAGAACCCCTCGGGATCCACCAACCTCTTGACTCTCCTGTTGAAACCGTAAGGCGTTATTCCCCACATGGATGCAACCCCCCTCTTGTTTGATTTATATTGACCTTGCCTTGCAATCGTGATTCTACAACTAAGGTCACGGATTGTCAACACCCCCGTGGGGCCCCGAAGGACGAGTTAAGGGGCCCCACGGGGGTGAGGCCCGCGGATAACGGGGTGCCCTTAAGATGAAGCTTGGCGCCCCTCGGTTCTGCGTTCTATAGCGGGGGTTAAGTATCCTACTAGGCGAAGCTGTGGAATAATTAGTGGACACGATCGGCGGGAGGACGTCAATGGAGGAGCGGGCATATGTTTGACAACCTTCGAGGCACCAAGGAGGAGCGGGTAAGCTGGGTGGGCCTTTGGCTCAACGGGTTTCTTGTGGTGGCGAAATACGGGGCGGGGTTTTTGGGCAACAGCGCCGCCATGGTGGCGGACGCCACCCATTCCATGTCGGACCTCATCACCGACCTTTTGGCGGTGGTTGGGTTCCGCCTTTCCGCCAAGCCCAGCGACCGGTGCCACGCCTACGGTCACGGCAGGGCGGAGACGCTGCTGGAGGGGCTTTGCGGCATAAGCCTCATGGCGGCGGGGCTCTTCATCCTCAAAGGGGGCCTTGGGGGCATATGGGAGGCCGTAAACGGCCGCTTCCCGTCCCCGCCCAAGGGGTTCGCGGCGGCGGCGGCGCTGCTTTCGGTGGTCTCAAAGGAGTGGCTGTACCGGTACACCATGGACTGGGCGAAGGAGCTCAAGAGCTTCGCCCTGCGGGCCAAGGCGCTGGATCACCGGTCCGACGCCTTGTCTTCCGTTGGGACCCTGGCGGGGATAGGGGGGGCGTGGCTTATGGGGGGGCGCTTTTCGGTGCTGGACCCCCTGGCCGCCACGGCGGTGAGCTTCTTCATAATAAGGGCGGCGATACCCATAATGGGACGGAGCCTTGGGGAGCTCATGGAGGGGTCCCTGCCGGAGGAGGACCTTCGGCGCATATCAAAGGCCATCGCCGCCACCGAGGGGGTCATGGGGCACCACCACGTGAGGACCCGCCGGGTGGGACCCACCTCCGCGGTGGAGGCCCACGTGCTGGTGGACCCGGACATGCCCCTTTGGGCCGCCCACGCCATAGCCACCGAGGCGGAACGGGCCATAAAGCGGGAGCTGGGGGAGAGGACCATGGTCACCATCCACGTGGAACCCTGGGCCTTCGACTCAGAAGTTGACGAGGATTGAAGTTTAAGCTAGCTTAATCATAACGTTTCATCACGGAACAGGGGGAGTTTTGGAATTGAAAGAGGCAACGATAAGTTCTAAGCCGACGGGGTGCCCCGTTAAGGGGGTAATCTTCGACTACGGCGGCGTGCTGGCGGAGGAGGGGTACGTGAATACCATCTCCGCCCTGGCGGCGAACCTGGGCAAGGACCCGGAGGTCACATTGAGGGCCGCAGAGGCGGCGGTGTTCGAGAGCCGCTACATCGTGGGCAAGGGCGCCGAGGAGGAGTTCTGGAGGCGCTTCCGGGAGCTTACGGGCATAACATTGGACGACGGGACCCTTCGGGAGATGATCCTCAAGGGGTTCGTCCTAAGGCCTTACATGGTGGAGGTGGTGAAGAAGGTAAGGTCCAAGGGCATAAGGACCTTCATCCTGAGCGATCAGACCGACTGGTTGGAGGAGCTGGACCGGCGGGACCGGTTCTTCCAGCTCTTCGACGGGGTGTACAACAGCTACCGGACCGGTTACACCAAGCGACAGCGGGAGGCCTTCGAGAACCTCCTTCGAAACGAGGACCTTGAACCTCAAGAGGCTCTCTTCGTGGACGACCGGGAGGAGAACGTGAAGCTGGCGTCGTCCCTTGGGATCTCCTCCATAAGGTACGTGACCAAGGATCAGTTCCTGATAGACTTCCTGGAGTTTTGGATGTAGGGGCCCCTGGGCCCCTTTTCTGCTTCTTTGGGCGGTGGTTCAAAGGACTTCGAAGCCAAGGGGGGATGGGGATGGAGCAGAAGCACAACCGGCTGGCCATACTTTGCGGAGGGGGGCCCGCGCCGGGCATAAACGGGGTCATAAGCTCCGCCGCCATAGAGGCGGTGAACCACCGGTGGGAGGTGATAGGGCTTCTCGACGGCTTCAAGCACATATCCAAGGGAAGGCTGGAGCACGTGCCCCTCACCATAGAGACGGTGAGCAGGATCCACAACGAGGGGGGAAGCGTGATCCGCACCTCCCGGCACAACCCAACTGCGGACCCCAAGGACATGGAACGGGCGGTGGACACCCTGGCGGAGGCGGGGGTAACCCACCTCATAACCATAGGGGGGGATGACACAGCCTTCTCGGCCCTTAGGATCTCCCAGGAGGCGTTGAGCCGGAGGGGGTATCTCCTGAAGGTGGCCCACGTGCCCAAGACCATCGACAACGACCTTCCACTGCCGGAGGGGGTGCCCACCTTCGGCTTCGAGACCGCCAGGTCCCTGGGGGCCATGCTGGTGTCCAACATAATGGAGGACGCCAGGACCACCGGAAGGTGGTTCCTGTGCGTAACCATGGGACGATCCTCGGGGCACCTGGCCCTTGGCATAGGGAAGGCGGCGGCGGCCACCATAACCATAATACCCGAGGAGTTCGGCGGGAGGGTGAGCCTCGATGCGCTTTCGGACCTCATCGTGGGGTCCATAGTAAAACGCCTTGCCATGGGCAGGGCCTACGGGGTGGCGGTGGTGGCGGAGGGCCTCATGAGTAAGATCCCGCCGGAGGAGCTGGAGGAGCTCAAGACCGCCGACCGGGACGAGCACGGACACGTGAGGTACGGGGAGGTGAACTTCTCGGACATCCTGCGGGACAGGGTAAAGGCCGCCTTGAGGGAGCTTGGGATAAAGATAACCTTGAACGACAAGGAGATAGGCTACGAGGTGCGGTGCGCTCCCCCCAACGGGTTCGACGTGGAGTACACCAGAAACCTGGGCTACGGGGCCTTCGAGTACCTGCGGCAGGGGGGCACCGGCGCCATGGTGACGATCCAGAACAACCGGCTGGTGCCGATACCCCTGGAGGACATAATGGACCCCGCCACCGGCAGGACCCGGATAAGGCTGGTGAACGTCAACTCCATCCAGTACCAGATAGCCCGGCGCTACATGATCCGCCTGGAGAAGGAGGACTTCGAGGACCCAGAGCGGCTTAAGGCCCTATGCCAGGCGGCCAACATGGAGAAGGAGGCCTTCGTAAGGCGCTTTGGCCCCCTGGTGGAGGGGTAAAAATCGGACGGTTTGATTATTGTTAAATAAACCACATGGATATATAATCCGATCTAACCGGACGGGGATGTTCCTTCGGCGCCGTCCCGTGCGCCAGGCCCGTCTTCTTGGGGGTGTACGCCATATCAAGGGTAAGGCCCAGGGTCTACGTGGTGGACGACTCCATAATGAACCTGCAGATCCTCGAAGAGGTGCTGCGGATACAGGGTTACGAGGTGCGGACCTTTCCCAATCCGCTGGAGGCCTTGAGCGAGGCGGACCAGGAGCCGCCGGACCTATTCATACTGGACGTGGTGCTGCCGGAGATGGACGGTTTTGAGCTGTGCCGCCGGCTCAAGCAGCGGGAGATCCTCCGGGAGATCCCGGTGATGTTCGTGAGCTCCCTGGACGACCCCCAGCACATATCGAAGGCCTTTTTGGAGGGCGGCGTGGACTACGTGCCCAAGCCCTTCCGGCCCGAGGAGATAGCCGCCCGGGCCAGGACCCACATAAGGTTGCGGGAGGCCCAGCGGGAGCTGTTGGAGCAGAACCGGGAGCTGGAGGGGATACTGCAGCGCAAGGACCAGGAGGTCATGAGGGCCCAGCTCGCCACCATAGAGGCCCTGTCGGAGCTTGCGGAGTCCCGGGACGAGACCACCGGGGGGCACATAATAAGGACCAGCCACTACTGCGCCCTCCTGGGCAGGGGGCTCATGGAGCTTGGGCTGTACCGGGACCAGGTGGACCATGATTTCATAGAGCTGCTCAAGAAGGCGGCCCCCCTCCACGACATAGGCAAGGTGGGCATCCCGGACAGCATACTGCTTAAGAGGGCCCCGTTGACCCCCGAGGAATACGACGCCATGAAGAACCACACCATCATGGGGGAGCAGGCGCTGCTCAAGGTGCTCAAGAAGTACCCGGGGCATCCGCTGCTGCAGATGGGGATCCAGATAGCCAGGTCCCACCACGAGAAGTGGGACGGCACCGGCTACCCCGACGGGCTCAAGGGGGAGGAGATACCCCTGGCGGCCAGGATAATGGCGGTGGCGGACGTCTACGACGCCCTAAGGTGCTACAGGCCCTACAAGACCCCCTTAAGCCACGAGGAGAGCCTTTTCATAATAGAGGAGGGCTCCGGGGACCACTTCGACCCCTCGGTGGTGGAGGCCTTCATGGCCATGGAGACGGCCTTCAAGACCACATCGGAGAAACTGGTGTTCCCCGAGGAGATGGAGGTGCCGGGCCCCTAAGGGGGCCCCTTCCCAGCCTTACACCTCCTCGAAGATCATGGCCCCTTTTCAGCCCTCCGGGGCAAGCTCCCGGAGGGCTCCCCTTGTGAACTCCTCGAAGGCCTCCTCTCCCCACAGGAAGAAGGCCAAAAGTTCCAGGGCCCCGGGGTTCTCCAGGATGAAACGCCGGACCACCCTGGCCATGAGGGCGCCGCAGGCCTCAAGGGGGAAGCCCCCCACGCCGGTGCCGAGGGCGGGAAACGCCACGGAGCGGAAGGAGTTCTCAAGGCACGCCCTGAGGGAGGCCTCGGTGGCTTGGGCTATGAGATCCCCTCGGGTTGTGAGGTCCTGCCCCATCACCGCGGCGTGCACTATGCCCCTAAGGGGCAGGGCACCCGGCGAGGTGACCGCCGCAGATCCCACCGGTATGGGCCCCTTGGAACGGGCCTCCCTGTCAACCTCATCCCCCGCGGCCCGCCTTATGGCCCCCGCCACGCCGCTTCCCATCCACAGGTGGTCGTTGGCGGCGTTCACTATGGCGTCCCCCCGGAAGGAGCAGATGTCCCCCTCAAGGAATAGCACCCGGGTCTTGCCATCACCGGAACCCAGGAAAACCTCTTTCTTAGGCAAATTCCACACCCCCCTGATACAGGTTGATGATAAGGGCATGAAAGGAACACCCCCCAAAAAGCTTGCCCCTTAAAGGGGTGCTGGATCAGGCCCCCTGGGGGTTCAGGATGTCCCTAAGGGCCCTCATGTGCTTGCACTCCCGGTAGGTGCTCTGGTGGTAGGGGCAGGTGCAGCTGTGGAGGGTTGTGAAGTATATCTGGTTTGATGATGAGGAGCGGAAGAACCCGGATCCGCTCTCCACGTCCAACTCCAGCAGCTCAGGGACGGCTCCGCAGGCGCTTCGGCGCTTTCCCCTCCGGAAGGAGCGGACCTGGTGGATCCGCTCCTGCACGTGGGACAGCACCTCCTGGTAGTCCGGGAGCCCCTCCTCCTGCCAGGCCGGCAGGTCCTCAATGTTCTCCGCCTCCATCATGGCCGCCAGGGCCACCTTGGCGGCCAGGCGGGCGTCCTCCAGGGGGTCGTGGTGATCGAAGGGTATCCCCAGGTGTTCCGCCATGGAGGATAGGCCGCACCGCCTTAAGCGGAAAACCCGCCTTGCGAGCCGCAGGGAGCAGAAGAACCTAAGCTCCACCGGGTCCATGCGGTAAAGCCCCATGGTGCGGAGCAGCACCTCCCCGTCGAATCGGGCGTTGTGGGCCACCAGCGGAAGCCCCTTCACCATGGCGAAGAAGTCCTCGAAGACGTCGGGGAACTCCTGGGCCCCCTCCACCGAATCCAGCGTCATGCCGTGGACGTTCACGTTCATGGGCTCGAAGAACCGGAAGTCCCGGTGTGGAAGGATTGGAAAGGACGCCTCCTCCACGATCTCGTAGGACCGCACCACCACCACCCCCAGGGCGCAGGGGCTCTCGTGGAAGCGGTTTGCGGTCTCGAAGTCCAGGGCGGCGAAGTCCGAAAGGCCGTACCGCACCGGCGCCACCTCAGCGGACCCGCCGGGCGGTGGCGCCGGACAAGGGGATGAGGTCCGAGTACAGGGCCACGTAGCCGTCCCCGGTGCGGACCCCCTTGAAGATCACCGGGAAGGGCAGGTCCGAGGTGGCGAGTATCGGGTTGAGGGACTTTAGCACCTCCTGGGTGAAGAACTCCGGCTGCCTGCGGCCCTCTATAAAGAAGCCCACCTGGTCCAGATATATGCCCTCCGGCCTAAGGGCCAGCTTCCCCTGGGCCCTAAGGCGCACCGTTATGTTGAAGATGAACTTGGCGCTGTAGATGCCGTTGGCTTCGAACCCGGAGGGGGAAAGGCGGAACTTGAGATCCCTAAAGCCGCTCTCCTCGTTTTTGGAGAAGTAGGCGTTTAGGTCCTTCTCAAGCAGCATGAGCTCCCCCCGGGAGAAGAGCACCATGGACGAGAGGTCCTTGGCCAAGGGGTCTATCTTGGCGTCCAGGCGGATGGAGTCCACCCGGATGCCGTCCAGCAGGAGCCCCTTCACCTCAACGAAGGCCCTCCGGTCGTTCACGGTGACCGCCGCCTCCTCGGGTGAGAAGCGGGCAAAGAGGGCGTCGCAAAGCCCCTGGGCCACCTT
This window harbors:
- a CDS encoding ATP-binding protein, with product MDKARLSEFKVKAVTAVVLYILGTLAFARWTYVQNVNSRMAQVDERMLTAARALKHMLAEDFHDRAVGPDSILFEEELLYRRRFNRFAKDGGFIYVYTLAEKDGKFYFSAPSVTEEEAKKRTRWYFYPYEDIPKEFVEAFRTGKPAFVTYHDQWGSFRSAAVPEVSPGGRRYLACVDYEITGILAIARHEALKALMGALYFSLLFIPAIWAILVLLRGMREEMDSLNDTKERLRMAVESTDLAIWDIDLRTGVWTVNDQYRRIFGYDLEDVPNWLDTVHPEDRERVFRTWEDHMNGLTDRYECEFRKRSAFSDYLWVVDHGKVFERDSNGRPLRAVGTVKDVTPRRLAEQMLRSAKEQAEAEAKSRSRLVSRVSHEIRTPLNSILGYADLLKAKAEDLNLPQDVREWVDTIYRSGYHLLSVVEEILDMSALEAGKLKINAEAFNLRDLLAEVERMMSLGASKKGLDLRVRTLRSLPEKISADKGKLRQVLINLLGNGVKFTSEGEVVMEVWKESIHDKGYSKVGTLCVRVKDSGPGVDPSVRDRLFQPFEKHGPQGGAGLGLAISHSFATAMGGSLSLEDTPKGASFLLKVPVEVLDHSTAYQEVDVTEPELTDDERMALIEALKTGDREEIKRAIQGVSQERTRDLLMGLFAAYDHVSIMEIAEGGACGA
- a CDS encoding response regulator encodes the protein MGPDQRATIMVVDDTPSNLKVMDQILSPLGHRVFLFPRGDLFLDAAKKTPPDLVLMDINMPGMDGIETCRALRELPGLEDVPVMFVSAVNTDEEKVNAFHAGGVDYITKPFSVKELTVRVNTHLSILRLRRELEDHNRRLEERIRQEVRRSEDAQLAMIRALAKLAEVRDDHTGMHLERVRELCRVLLQEVLNAGAFDGMLDEQFVRYFPEASVLHDIGKVGLPDSVLLKPGRLTPEEFDQVKRHVEIGAVTLEEVARSFPDNPFVEMGILITRYHHERWDGNGYLKGLKGEEIPLPGRLMAVVDVYDALRSQRPYKPPLSHHEAVRIMAEESEGQFDPKVLSCFLRGASKFDQIYQRFRDETGQPGAP
- a CDS encoding Hsp20/alpha crystallin family protein, yielding MWGITPYGFNRRVKRLVDPEGFFDDVDRLFDGFFGSVSGMRGVEMYEEDGKLHLSVEAPGVDPSKVEIRVFKDRVALSSQDDVEERKEEGKTYYCRRASRRLNYEIALPFQVDPDKASASFENGMVKLVLPKEGAVEGRVLRLESGN
- a CDS encoding cation diffusion facilitator family transporter, which gives rise to MFDNLRGTKEERVSWVGLWLNGFLVVAKYGAGFLGNSAAMVADATHSMSDLITDLLAVVGFRLSAKPSDRCHAYGHGRAETLLEGLCGISLMAAGLFILKGGLGGIWEAVNGRFPSPPKGFAAAAALLSVVSKEWLYRYTMDWAKELKSFALRAKALDHRSDALSSVGTLAGIGGAWLMGGRFSVLDPLAATAVSFFIIRAAIPIMGRSLGELMEGSLPEEDLRRISKAIAATEGVMGHHHVRTRRVGPTSAVEAHVLVDPDMPLWAAHAIATEAERAIKRELGERTMVTIHVEPWAFDSEVDED
- a CDS encoding HAD family phosphatase yields the protein MKEATISSKPTGCPVKGVIFDYGGVLAEEGYVNTISALAANLGKDPEVTLRAAEAAVFESRYIVGKGAEEEFWRRFRELTGITLDDGTLREMILKGFVLRPYMVEVVKKVRSKGIRTFILSDQTDWLEELDRRDRFFQLFDGVYNSYRTGYTKRQREAFENLLRNEDLEPQEALFVDDREENVKLASSLGISSIRYVTKDQFLIDFLEFWM
- the pfp gene encoding diphosphate--fructose-6-phosphate 1-phosphotransferase, which encodes MEQKHNRLAILCGGGPAPGINGVISSAAIEAVNHRWEVIGLLDGFKHISKGRLEHVPLTIETVSRIHNEGGSVIRTSRHNPTADPKDMERAVDTLAEAGVTHLITIGGDDTAFSALRISQEALSRRGYLLKVAHVPKTIDNDLPLPEGVPTFGFETARSLGAMLVSNIMEDARTTGRWFLCVTMGRSSGHLALGIGKAAAATITIIPEEFGGRVSLDALSDLIVGSIVKRLAMGRAYGVAVVAEGLMSKIPPEELEELKTADRDEHGHVRYGEVNFSDILRDRVKAALRELGIKITLNDKEIGYEVRCAPPNGFDVEYTRNLGYGAFEYLRQGGTGAMVTIQNNRLVPIPLEDIMDPATGRTRIRLVNVNSIQYQIARRYMIRLEKEDFEDPERLKALCQAANMEKEAFVRRFGPLVEG
- a CDS encoding response regulator, producing MYAISRVRPRVYVVDDSIMNLQILEEVLRIQGYEVRTFPNPLEALSEADQEPPDLFILDVVLPEMDGFELCRRLKQREILREIPVMFVSSLDDPQHISKAFLEGGVDYVPKPFRPEEIAARARTHIRLREAQRELLEQNRELEGILQRKDQEVMRAQLATIEALSELAESRDETTGGHIIRTSHYCALLGRGLMELGLYRDQVDHDFIELLKKAAPLHDIGKVGIPDSILLKRAPLTPEEYDAMKNHTIMGEQALLKVLKKYPGHPLLQMGIQIARSHHEKWDGTGYPDGLKGEEIPLAARIMAVADVYDALRCYRPYKTPLSHEESLFIIEEGSGDHFDPSVVEAFMAMETAFKTTSEKLVFPEEMEVPGP
- a CDS encoding macro domain-containing protein, with the translated sequence MPKKEVFLGSGDGKTRVLFLEGDICSFRGDAIVNAANDHLWMGSGVAGAIRRAAGDEVDREARSKGPIPVGSAAVTSPGALPLRGIVHAAVMGQDLTTRGDLIAQATEASLRACLENSFRSVAFPALGTGVGGFPLEACGALMARVVRRFILENPGALELLAFFLWGEEAFEEFTRGALRELAPEG
- a CDS encoding LmeA family phospholipid-binding protein translates to MGPVYAFGGRLLKGPLIGRALLGALLLALSAAALASADPKEDLKVAQGLCDALFARFSPEEAAVTVNDRRAFVEVKGLLLDGIRVDSIRLDAKIDPLAKDLSSMVLFSRGELMLLEKDLNAYFSKNEESGFRDLKFRLSPSGFEANGIYSAKFIFNITVRLRAQGKLALRPEGIYLDQVGFFIEGRRQPEFFTQEVLKSLNPILATSDLPFPVIFKGVRTGDGYVALYSDLIPLSGATARRVR